In Phenylobacterium hankyongense, the sequence GCCGATCTCGTCGTGCAGCACCAGGTCGGCGTAGCCGTCCAGGTCGGTGGGCTCGCGGTTGACGATCGCCAGCGCCGCGCCGTTGCGCTTGGCGAGCAGCGGGAAGCCGGCCGCCGGGTAGACCACCAGCGACGAGCCCAGCACCAGGAACAGGTCGCAGGCCAGCGCCTCGGCCTGGGCCCGCGCCATCGGCCCGGCCGGCATCGACTGGCCGAAGGAGATGGTGGCGGTCTTCACCAGGCCGCCGCAGCGCCGGCAGTAGGGGATCTCGCCGGCCTTCAGGAAGCTGTCCTTCAGCTCCGCCAGCTCGTGGCGCTCGCCGCAGTCCAGGCACTTGGCGTAGCTGGCGTTGCCGTGCAGCTCGATGATCCTGTCCTCCGGCACGCCGGAATCCTGGTGCAGGTTGTCGACGTTCTGGGTGATGACTGAGCTGGCCTTGCCCTCCGCCACCAGCCGCGCCACCGCGAAGTGGCCGGCGTTGGGCGCCCGGCCGGTCCAGCCGGCGGCGCCGGAGAAGGCGCGGCTCCAGGCCTCGCGGCGCTTGGCCGGGTCGCTGACGAAGTCCTGGAAGTAGATCGGCTTCATCCGGCTCCAGACGCCGCCGGGGCTGCGGAAGTCGGGCACGCCGGACTCGGTGGAGATCCCCGCGCCGGTGAACACCGCCACCCGGCGGGCGTCGTCGATCAGCCGGGCGAGGTCGGAGCGCGACATGCGCCCAGTCTGGCCCCAGGCGGCGCCGCGCGCCAGTCGGCAGGCGGCGAAAAGGCTTCAGCCGGATGGGAAGGGGGAGATCGGCCCGGCCGCGGTCGGGGGGGATGCCAGGGGTGTGGGCCGGGCCGATCTGTAACCGCTCTGGACTGACAGGTGTCGCAGAGCAGTCGCTCCTGAAACACTCCATCAAAAAGCAAGTTCCGCGAGGGGCGGAAAAAAGTCGCGGGCGGGCGTCGGTGGCCGGGCGTCCGTGGACGGTGTCAGGCGGCGGGCGGGTGGCCGAAGGCGCGGGCCGCCTCGGCCTCGTCGAGGCCGTCGATTTCAACCTGCTTCACCCGCGCCGTGTCGCCGCGGACGATCCGCACCTGCGACTTCGGGCGGCCGAGCGCCTTGGCGAGCAGGGCGACGACCGCGGCGTTGGCCGCGCCTTCGGCGGCGGCGGCGGAAACCCGGACCTTCAGCACCGGACGGCCGGCCTCGTCGCGGCTCCAGCCGTCGACGGCGTCGCGCCCGCCGCGCGGCGTGACCCGCACGGCCAGCCGCACCGGCCTCAGCCCATCAGGCCGATGAGCGGCGTGAAGATCAGCGGCAGGAGGTAGGTGATCGTGCCCTGGATGATCAGGATGACGATGATCGGGCTGATGTCGACGCCGCCCAGGGACGGGATCATCCGCTGGAAAGGCGCCAGCACCGGCCGGGTCACCGCGTCGAGGAACCGCGACACGTTGTAGACGAAGCGGTTGCGCAGGTTGATCACGTCGAAGGCCACCAGCCACGACAGGATGGCGCTGATGATGATCGCCCACACCAGAAGCTCGAGAAGCGAGCGGACGATGAAGTAGAGGAAGCTGCCCATGCCTGCGCTTCTAGCGGGGTTTGCGGCCCGGGCAAAGACGCCCCCGTAGCGTATGCGGCGTCGCCACGCGCTCTGCACGCTTGACAGAGGCGGGCGCAAAAGGGTTATTCCGCGCCTTCCTGGGGCCGTAGCTCAGTTGGTAGAGCGCCTCGTTCGCAATGAGGAGGTCAGCGGTTCGATTCCGCTCGGCTCCACCAGGAACCTTCCAAGCCCCGCGTCGCCCTGCCCGCCTAATGATGGTGAGGCGGCGGCTCCAGGCAGGTGATGGTGATCCGGGCGCCCGGACCGGCGTCGAGCACCGCGACCTCTGCGCCCAGCTGGCGGGCCAGCGCCTCCACGACGCTGGTGCCGAGGCCCACCCGGGCGGTGGCCGACGCCGGCGGCCGGCCCACGCCATCGTCGGTCACCGAAAGCGTCCAGCCCGGCGGGTGCAGTTCGTAGGCGACGACGATGTGGCCGTCGCGGGTTTCCGGAAAGGCGTGCTTCAGGGCGTTGATCACCAGTTCGGTGACGATGAGGCCGAGGCTGACCGCCTCGCGCGAAGTCACGGTGGCGGCTTCGGCGCGGACGTCCAGCCGGATCGGCCGGGAGTCGCGAATCATCGATGAGCCGAGGCTGCCGCACAGCTTGGTCAGGTACGGCCCCACGTCGACCTCGCCCAGGCTGGCTTGCAGGTGTTGCTGGACCGCGGCCACCGACATCACCCGGTCGTGGGCGTCACGCAGGTGGAGCCGGCTTTCCTCCGACTTCACGGTCCTGGCCTTGAGCAACAGGACGCTGGCGATGATCTGCAGGCTGTTGGCGACCCGGTGCTGCATCTCCTGCAGCAGGACGGCGCGCTCGCGCAGCAGGTCGTCCTTCTCCAGCAGCAGGGAGGCGATCTGGCCGTCGGCCCGCCGGCTATCGGTGACGTCCTCGATCGACAGCATGACCAGGGGCCCGCGGTCGCGGTCGTCGTCCAGCCGCTGGACGTTCAGCATCAGGCGGCGCGGCGCCGCCGACCCCGCGGAGAGGTCGGTCTCATAGGGTGAGATGTCGAGACTGCCGGCCAGCGCGCTCTCGAGCAGTTCGCGCAGCTGGGGGAAGGCCCACTCTCCGGCGCCCAGGTCGTCCAGGGTCCGTCCGTCCGTCAGGTGGGGGGCGATGTCGAACGCGCTGGAGAAGGAGCGGCTGGCGCAGACCACGCGCAGGTCGCGGTCGAACAGCAGCAGCGGCAGGTGCGAGGTGTTGATCAGCGCGCGGGCGAGGCTCAGCCCGAGCTCGCCGCGGGATTCGATGGTCACCATTGTCGGCGAATTCCCCGACGAACGCGGCCGGAGCCGCGAAAGCCTTGCTCGGGTCAGGCGCCGCAGCGACTGACCGCAGTTCGTCTGGGGGCAGCCTACCACACGAGGTTGCGGCGCTGCAGGAATTCGGCGACGGCGGCCAAACGCCAAACGCCCGCCGGATTGCTCCGGCGGGCGCTGGCTTAAGCGGCGGACAGATGATCAGTAGTTGCGGCGGTTGTCCCGCTTGGTCCAGCGGATGCTGCTCCGCAGGGTTTCCAGCTTGGCCTGGATGCGCGCCTCGTCGCGTTGGGCGAGCTGGCCGCGGTAGTGGCGCATCCCCGATTCTTCGCGACGGATGGCGTCCAGCGACCGCAGGGCGCGGTTGGCGTCGCCGCGGCTCAGCGAGCCGTCGTCCATGCCGCGGCGGATGCTCTGGTCCAGCCACGCTTCGCGCGAGGCGATGTCGGGGCGGGTGTTGGCCCAGCTTCCGCGGGTGTCGTAGGAGGCGTTCGACGTATAGCCGGCGGCCGCTGCGGCCGTGGGGATCCAGCGACCGCGGGTGTCATAATAGCCCGAGGTCTGGCCGGCTCTCCAGCGGCCGTTGGCGTCGTAGTAGCCCGGCTCCGCATCGGCGATCCAGGCGCCGTTGGCGCCCTGGTGGCCGGCGGCCTGGCCGGACATCCAGCGACCGTTGGAGTCGTAGTGGCCGGTGGTGGGGCCCGCGACCCAACGGCCCTGGCCGTCGTAGTAGCCGCTGGCGGTGGCCGCAACCCACTGGCCGTCGGCCTCGTAATAGCCCTCGGCCGAGGCCGGGATCCAGTGGCCGTGGGAGTCGTAGTAGCCGCTGGTCGAGGCGGTCGTGCTGGCGGTGACCCAGCGGCCCTGGCCGTCGTAGTAGCCGTTCGGCGCGCCGTCGACCCACTGGCCGTTGCGATCATAATAGCCGGCGGCGTTCGCCTGCTCGACCGCGTTGGCGTGCCAGGCGCCGTTGGTGTCGTAGTAGCCATAGGCGTGGGCGCAGTCGGCGCGGGACTTGCTGACCTGGTTGCCGATCACCGCGCCGCCGACTCCGCCGATCACCGCGCCGGTGGTCTTGTCGCCATGGCCCGCGACCGCACTGCCCAACAGGGCGCCGAGGCCGGCGCCGACGACGGTGCCGGCGACGCGGTTGTTGTGTTGCTGTTCGCAGCTCGTCTGAGCGAACGCGAACGAAGGAAGGAGGGCCGCCGCGGCGATGCCGGCGACGAGCAGATGTTTTCGCATGGAATGGAGCTCCTGGAAAAGATGCATATCTTTCCGCTTGCAACCATAACGCTCAAGCTTGCGAACAGTTCCAGTATCGCGCGAACAATGCGGCGCTGAACTTCGGAATTATTCGGGAGGCGACGAATAAATCGTCGCGCCGTTTCGACCCGGCTTCGGGATTTACTGCCCGCTACCCAGCGGATTGGGCGGGCGCATCGCCCTGCGGCCGTGCAGGCGCTCGAGTTCCTCGCGCAACCGGCCGGCCTCGGCCGAGATGTCGGTGACGTCGGACTGCAGTTGGGCCACCCGCTGGCGCAGGTAGAGGTTCTCGCGCTGCAGGTCCTCGGGCGCGGTCACCGCGACCGGCCTTCGCGCGCGCCGACCAGGGTGTAGACCAGGGGAAAGACGATAGCGGCCAGCACGCAGAGCGCAGAGGCGGCGAAAAGCAGGGACATGGAGATCTCGAAGGGCGCCGCATCGGGAGGATTGACCGCTTCGGTGGCGGCGGCCCGCCCGACGGCGCACGTCCCCTATATGGGGGTCCCGCGACGATCCGCCAGCGCGCAGGATCCACATCGCGCCCCGGAGCGTCCCGCGACGTGCTAGGCTGGGCCATTGCCGGCACGTGCTTTGGGGCCGTCGGCAGCTGAGAGAGCCTTTGCGCTCCCGCCTCCAGCGAGGCCGAACCATGTCGCGACAGCAGCAATATCTCGCCAACGCCCTGACCTGCGCCAAGCGTGGGGCGGCGGCCACCGAGGCCGAGGAGCGGACCGCCTCCGAACAGGCCGAGCAGGCCTGGCTCGTCCTGGCGGGCATCGAGGCGGCCAGGGAGCTGCCGGCGGCCGCGGCGCCCGCCAGCATCCGCCAGGGCCACCGCGCGGGCTGGTACGCCGGCTGAGCCGCCAGCGGCGCCGGAAAGCGTCGCCGTTCGTTGTGGGGTAAGGATCGCGGACCTATGTTCGCGGTCCGTCAGTCTGGACGCCTTCCTTGTTCGCTCGCCTGTTCGGCCGCAATCGTACGCCCGACGTTCCGCCCACCACCGGCGGCCGGCTGGTCTATGCCGTCGGTGACGTGCATGGGCGGCTGGACGCGCTGGAGCCGCTGTTGCGCGACATCGGCCAGGACGTGCTGACCGCCCCGCCGGCCGAGCGGCCGATGCTGATCTTCCTCGGCGACTATGTGGACCGCGGGCCCGAGAGCCGGCAGGTCGTCGACCTGATCCTGCGGATGCAGGCGGACGAGGCCTTCGAGACCGTGGCGCTGAAGGGCAACCACGAGGAGGCCCTGCTGCAGTTCCTCGACGATCCGAGCTTCGGGGCGACCTGGATGGAGCACGGCGGCGGCCCGACCCTGGTCTCCTACGGCGTGCAGCCCCCCGCGACCCGCACCGACGCGGAAGCCTGGCAGCGGGTGCGCGACGCCTTCGACAAGGCCCTGCCGGCCGACCACCGGAGCTTCTTCGGAAACCTGCGGCTGATGGAGACGGTGGGCGACTACGCCTTCGTCCACGCCGGCGTGCGGCCCGGGGTGCCGCTGGAGCAACAGGCCGAGCGCGACCTCCTGTGGATCCGTCATGAGTTCCTGCAGGACCGTGGCCCGTTCGGGAAGGTGATCGTCCACGGCCACACCCCGGCCGAGGAGCCGCAACTGATGAAGCACCGGCTGGGCGTCGACACCGGCGCCTACGCCACCGGCCTGCTCACCGCCGTGCGCCTGCGCGACGAAGGCCAGACCCTGATCCAGGCCCGCGCGCGGCGGGGGTAGCGGCCCGCGGCTAGTGGGCGTCGTCCCAGTTGGCGGCGGCGCGGGCCTCGACCACCAGCGGCACGGACAGGGCCACCGCCGGCTCCGGCGCCGATTCCATCACCCGCTTGGCCACCGCGATCACCGCCTCGGCCTCGGCTTCCGGGGCCTCGAACACCAGTTCGTCGTGCACCTGCAGCAGCATGCGCGCCGTCAGGCCCTCGGCTCTGAGGGCGTCGGGCATGCGCACCATGGCCCGGCGGATCACGTCGGCGGCGGCGCCCTGGATCGGGGCGTTGATCGCCGCGCGGTCGGCGAAGGACCGCTCCGCCTGGCTCTTGCCGCGCGCCGCCGGGATGTGGACCTTGCGGCCGAAGATGGTGGTCACGAAGGCTTGGCTGCGGACCTGCTGGATCATGCGGTCCATGTAGGTGCGGATCCCCGGGAAGCGGTCGAAGTAGGTCTTGATGTAGGCGCCGGCCTCCTCGCGGGGGATCGACAGCTGGTTGGCCAGGCCGAAGGCCGAGATGCCGTAGACGATGCCGAAGTTGATCGCCTTGGCGCGCCGGCGGGTCTCGGCCGGCATGCCTTCCACCGGCACCCCGAACATCTCCGAGGCGGTCATGGCGTGGATGTCGAGGCCGTCCTTGAACGCCTGCTTCAGCTGCGGGATGTCGCCGATGTGGGCCAACAGGCGCAGCTCGATCTGGCTGTAGTCGGCGCTGATCAGCACGTGGCCGGGCTCGGCGATGAAGGCCTTGCGGATCTTGCGGCCCTCCTCGGTGCGGACCGGGATGTTCTGCAGGTTGGGGTCGGACGAGGCGAGGCGCCCGGTGGTGGCGGCCGCCAGGCTGAAGGAGGTGTGCACCCGGCCGGTGCGGGGCGAGATCGCCGCCACCAGGTTGTCGGTGTAGGTGCCCTTCAGCTTCGACAGCTGGCGCCAGTCCAGGAGGGTGCGCGGCAGCTCGTGGCCCTGGGCGGCCAGATCCTCCAGCACCGAGGCGTCGGTGGAGGTCGCGCCGGTGCCGGTGGTCTTGCCGGTGGCCAAGCCCATCTCCTGGTACAGCACCTCGCCGATCTGCTTCGGCGAGCCGAGGTTGAACGGCCGGCCGGCCAGCCGGTGGGCCTCGATCTCCAGCTCGCCCATCCGCACCGCGAAGTCGTTGGACAACTGGCGCAGCCGCTCGGGGTCGACCTTGACGCCGGCCAGCTCCATCTCGACCAGCACCTTCGGCAGCGGCCGCTCCAGGGTCTCGTAGACGGTCAGCAGGTGCTCGTGCGCCAGCCGCGGCCGCAGGTGCTCGTAGAGCCGCAGGGTGACGTCGGAGTCCTCGGCCGCGTAGCAGGTCGCCTCGCTCAGCGGCACGTGCTTGAAGCTCTTCTGCGCCTTGCCGGCCCCGGCCACGGTCTTGAAGCTGATCGGCTCGTGGTCCAGCCAGCGCTTGGCGAGCTCGTCCATGCCGTGGCTCTTGTGCAGCCCCGCTTCCAGCACGAAGCTGATCAGCATGGTGTCGTCGATCGGCCCGACCTCGATCCCGTAGCGGGAGAGGACGGCCATGTCGTACTTGGCGTTCTGCGCCACCTTCAGGACCGCGGGGTCCTCCAGCAGCGGCTTGAGCCGGGCGATCACCTCTTCGCAAGGGATCTGCGCCAGGTCGGCGGGCTCCTCGAAGTCGAGGCCGCCGGCGGCCTCGTCCTGGTGGCCGACCGGGATGTAGCAGGCCTCGCCCGGCGCCACGGCCAGGGACACGCCGCACAGCTCGGCGCTGGCCGAGGACAGCGCGTCGGTCTCGGTGTCGAAGGCGACGATCCCCGCCGCCCGCGCCCGGGCGATCCAGGCGTCCAGGGTCTCGACGTCGCGGACGCACTGGTAGGTGGTGACGTCGATGGCGGCGTGCTGCGGGACCTGCGGTCCCTTGGTCTCGGCGGGAGCCGGGGTCGCCGTCGGGGCCGCGCCGCCGCGCGCCTCCACCACCCGCCGCGCCAGGGTGCGGAACTCCATCAGCTCCAGGAAGTCGGCGAGCACCTGCGGGTCGGGGTCCTCCACCGCCAGCTCGTCGATCGGGCTCGGCAGCGGGGTGTCGCAGTCCAGCCGCACCAGTTCCCGCGACAGCCGCACCTGGTCGGCGAAGTCGATCAGCGTCTGGCGGCGCTTGTCCTGCTTGATCTCGTGGGCGCGCGACAACAGCGTATCGAGATCGCCGTATTCGAGGATCAGGGCCGAGGCGGTCTTGATGCCGATGCCCGGGGCGCCGGGGACGTTGTCCACCGAGTCGCCGCACAGGGCCTGCACATCGACGACCTTGTCCGGCGGAACGCCGAACTTCTCGACGACCTGCTCGGGCCCGATGCGGACGTTCTTCATGGTGTCCAGCATGGTGACCTGCGGGCCCACCAGCTGCATCAGGTCCTTGTCGGAGGAGACGATGACCACCTCGCCGCCGAAGTCGCGGACCTTGCAGGCGTAGGCGGCGATCAGGTCGTCGGCCTCGTAGCCGGGCAGCTCCAGGCAGGGCACACCGAACGCCCGGGTGGCGTCGCGCACCAGCGGGAACTGCGGCCGCAGATCCTCCGGCGGCGGCGGGCGGTGGGCCTTGTACTTGTCGTAGAGCTTGTTGCGGAAGGTCTGCTCGGAATGGTCGAACACCACCGCCAGGTGGGTCGGCGCGTCGTCCGAGGCCTTCATGTCGACCAGCAGCTTCCACAGCATGTTGCAGAAGCCCTGCACCGCGCCCACCGGCAGGCCGTCCGACTTGCGGGTCAGCGGCGGCAGGGCGTGGAAGGCGCGGAAGATGAACCCCGACCCGTCCACCAGGTAGAGCCGGACCTTGGGTCCGTCCTGCGTCGGTTCGCGCGGGATCTCGTCCAGGGTCTGCGGGGCGGCGTCGAGCGTGTCGGTCATGAGGGCAAGATAGGGCGGCCGGGCGCGAAGGTCATCTGCGACGAAGCGGCGAGCCCATCCTCGTTCGTCATGGCCCGGCTCGTCCGGGCCACCCAGCCCAAAGCCGTTCCGCGGTTGACGACGTTCGGCCTTGGGATGGATCACCCGGACGAGCCGGGTGATGACGAGTTCAGACGGAGAACCGCGTGTTGAGGTTGGGCAGGCCCTCGGCCCCCGCGGAGAAGGCGGCCGCCTCGCCGCTTTCCAGGTAGCCGGCGACCGCCTTGCCGAGGGTGGCGTAGGCGGCGCGGAACGGCGAGGTCGCCGAGCTCAGCCGCCGCACGCCCAGCGCCTGCAGCCGCGCGGCCGGCGACAGGCCCGGCAGCAGCATGATGTTCAGCGGCAGGTGGATGGCGTCCGCCAGTCGGCCGATCAGGTCGTCGTCCTTCGGCCCGGGCACGAAGATGCCGTCCGCGCCCGCGGTCCGGTAGCGCTCCGCCCGCTGCACGGTCTCGGCATAGGCGGCGGAGCCCTCGGCCAGCCCCTTCAGATAGACGTCGATGCGGGCGTTGATGAACAGCGGGACCCCGGCCCGGTCGGCGGCCTGGCGCACCGCCTCGACCTTGCGGGCATGCAGCTCGGGGTCGCGCGTTCCGTCCTCGAAGTTGATCCCCACCGCGCCGGCCTGGATCAGCCGCGCGATGAACTCGCCCAGTTGGCCGAGGTCGTCGGTGTAGCCGCCCTCCACGTCGGCGGTCACCGGGACCGAGACCACCCGCGCCACCTCGGCGACGGTGGTCAGCACCTTGTCGGTCGGCACGGCGTCGCCGTCCGGATAGCCGTGCGCCCAGGCCACCGCCGCCGAGGAAGTCGCCACCGCCTTGGCGCCGGCGTCCTCCATGATCGCCGCGCTCGCCGCATCCCAGGCGTTCGGCAGCACCAGGATCTCGGCGCCATGGTGCAGGGTCTTGAACTGCTCGGCCTTGCTGGTCTGGTCCATCCGGATCTCCTCCGCTCAAGCTCGTTGCCCCAATATGGGGAGGATTGCGATGCGCCGCTCGCGGAAAACGGACCTCGACGCAGCGTCGCACGCGCGCGCGAAACCCTGCCCGCGCCCGAGAAACCCTGTATGACCGCGGCGTGACCTCCACGGCCCTCACCCGCCTGACCCTCTCGGACTTCCGCTCCTACGCGACGGCCGAGCTCGTCCTGAGCGGGGCGCCGGTGTTCCTGGTGGGGCCGAACGGGGCGGGGAAGACCAACCTCCTGGAGGCGGTGAGCTTCTTCACCCCGGGCCGCGGCCTGCGCGGGGCGAGCCTGGCCGAGGTCGGCCGCCGGCTGCCGGGCGAGGCCCAGGGCCGCGCCTGGGCGGTGGCGGCGGTGATCTCCGCCGACGGCGAGGAGACCCGGCTCGGCACCGGCGTCGAGCAGGCCGGCGCCGCGCGGCGCACCGTGCGCCTGGAGGCCGAGACCGTGCCGCCCGGCCGGTTGGCCGAGCACCTGCGGCAGGTCTGGCTGACCCCGGCCCAGGACCGGCTGTTCCTGGAGGGGGCCGGCGAGCGGCGCAGGTTCTTCGACCGGCTGGTGTTCGCCGCCGAGCCCCGCCACGCCGCCCACGCCCAGGTCTACGACAAGGCCAACCGCGAGCGCATGCGCCTGCTTACCGACGGCCCGGCCGATCCGGTCTGGCTCGACGCCCTGGAGGCCCGGCTGGCGGAGGCCGGCGCCCTGATGGCCGAGGCCCGCGCCCGGACGCTGGCGGCCCTGCAGGACGAGATCGACACCCGCGGCGAGCGGCCCTTTCCGCAAGCGCAGCTCAGCCTCACCGGCGAGTGGGAGCAGATGGCGGCCGAAGGCGCCGAGATCGCCGACATCGAGGCGAAGCTGGCCCGCGCCCTGGCCGCGGCCCGCGACCGCGACGCCGCCGCCGGCCGCGCCCTGACGGGCCCGCACCGCGGCGACCTGGCGGTGATCCACGCCGAAAAGGACCGCCCCGCCGCCGAATGCTCGACCGGCGAGCAGAAAGCGCTGATTTTGAACCTCGTTCTGGCCCAGGCGGCGCGTCTTGCGCGTGCAGAATCAGCGCCAAACCCTATATTGTTGCTGGACGAAGTCGCAGCGCACCTGGACCGCCGCCGGCGGGCCGCGCTGTTCGACGAGATCGAGGCGCTCGGGCTCCAGGCCTTCCTGACCGGAACCGACGAGCACCTGTTTGAAGACCTGCAAGGCCGGGCCCAGGGGGTCCGTGTGGACGCCTCCGGCCTCGCCATCCTGGACACGCAATGACCGACGAGACGCAGATCCCCGACAACACGCCCGAGAACAACGGCCAGGCCGAGTACGGCGCTGAATCGATCAAGGTCCTGAAGGGCCTGGATGCGGTGCGCAAGCGGCCGGGCATGTACATCGGCGACACCGACGACGGCTCGGGCCTGCACCACATGGTCTACGAGGTGGTGGACAACGCCATCGACGAGACCCTGGCCGGCTGGGCGACGCGGGTGGAGGTGATCCTCAACGCCGACGGCTCGGTCACCGTCACCGACGACGGCCGCGGGATCCCCACCGACATCCACGAGGGCGAGGGCATCTCGGCGGCCGAGGTGATCATGACCCAGCTGCACGCCGGCGGGAAATTCGACCAGAACTCCTACAAGGTCTCCGGCGGCCTGCACGGGGTCGGCGTCTCGGTGGTCAACGCGCTGTCCGAGTGGCTGAAGCTGAAGGTCTATCGCGGCGGCATCGCCCACGAGATGGAATTCCGGAACGGCGACGCGGTCTCGCCGCTGGCGGTGACCGGCAAGGCGCCGCTGCGCGAGAACGGCGAGTTCCTGTCGGGCACCGAAGTCACCTTCTTGCCGTCGCTGCAGACCTTCGCCTTCATCGACTTCGACCGGAAGACCCTGGAGCACCGGCTGCGCGAGCTCGCCTTCCTGAACTCCGGCGTGACCATCTGGCTGAAGGACAACCGCGAGGCCGAGCCGTTCGTCGAGGTGATGCACTACGAGGGCGGCATCGAGGCCTTCGTGCGCCACCTGGACAAGGCCAAGACGCCGCTCCTGAAGACCCCGATCGTCATCCGCGGCAAGCGCGAGAACGTCGAGCTGGACCTGTCGCTGTGGTGGAACGACGGCTACCACGAGAACGTCCTGTGCTTCACGAACAACATCCCGCAGCGCGACGGCGGCACCCACCTGGCGGCGTTCCGCTCGGCCCTGACGCGGATCATCTCCAACTATGCGGAGAGTTCCGGCGCGGCGAAGCGCGAGAAGGTCTCGGTGTCCGGCGAGGACGCCCGCGAGGGCCTGACCTGCGTGCTGTCGGTGAAGGTGCCGGACCCGAAGTTCTCCTCCCAGACCAAGGACAAGCTGGTCTCCTCCGAGGTGCGTCCGGCCGTCGAGGGCCTGGTGCAGGAGGGGCTCGCCAGCTGGTTCGAGGAGCATCCCACCGAGGCGCGGCTGATCGTCCAGAAGATCGCCGAGGCGGCCGCCGCCCGCGAGGCGGCCCGCAAGGCGCGTGAGCTGACGCGGCGCAAGTCGGCGCTGGATATCTCGTCCCTGCCCGGCAAGCTCGCCGACTGCGCCGAGAAGGACCCGGCCAAGTCCGAGATCTTCATCGTCGAGGGGGATTCGGCCGGCGGCTCGGCCAAGCAGGCCCGCAACCGCGACAACCAGGCGATCCTGCCGCTGCGGGGCAAGATCCTCAACGTCGAGCGCGCCCGCTTCGACAAGATGCTGGGCTCCGAGCAGATCGGCACCCTGATCACCGCCCTGGGCGCCGGCATCGGCAGCGAAGACTTCAATATCGAGAAGCTGCGCTACCACAAGATCGTGCTGATGACCGACGCCGACGTCGACGGCGCCCACATCCGCACCCTGCTCTTGACCTTCTTCTACCGGCAGATGCCGGAGGTGATCGAGCGCGGCTACCTCTATATCGCCCAGCCGCCGCTCTATAAGGCCTCCAAGGGCAAGTCGGTGCGCTACCTGAAGGACGATCCCGAGCTCGAGATCTACCTGATCGACGAGGGCGTCGAGGGGGCCACCCTGGAGCTCTCCAGCGGCGAGCGGCTGACCGGCCGCGACCTGCTGGCCATGGTGCAGACCGCCCGCGGGGCCAAGGCCAACGTCGAGCGGCTGGCCGCCCGGGCCCCGGCCTTCGCCATCGAGCAGGCGGCGCTGGCCGGCCTGCTGGCCGAGGGCGGCGACCCCGCCGCGGCGGCGAAGCGGCTGGACCTCTACGCCGAGGAGGGCGACGGGGCCTGGACCGGCGAGCCCGGGGCGCAGAACAGCTACGTGTTCTCGCGCGTGAAGCGCGGCGTCTCCGAGCGCATCGTGCTTGACGAGTTGCTGCTGCACGCCGCCGACGCGCGCCGCCTGGCGGAACGCTCGAAGGAGCTGGCGGAGATCTTCTCCGGCCGCGCGACCTACACCCGCAAGGACCGCACCACCCAGGTCCGCGGCCCCATCGACCTGGTCAATGCGGTGATGGACAACGGCCGCCGCGGCCTCTCCGTGCAGCGCTACAAGGGCCTCGGCGAGATGAACGCCGACCAGCTCTGGGAGACCACGCTGGACGCCAACGCCCGCACCCTGCTGCAGGTCAAGGTCACCCACAGCGACGACGCCAGCGACATGTTCAGCCGGCTGATGGGCGACCTGGTCGAGCCGCGCCGCGAGTTCATCCAGGAGAACGCCCTCGACGCCGAGGTCGACGTCTAGGCCAAGCGCCACCGGTGCAGAAATGTCCCACCGGCGTCCGAAAATGAGCCCCGAAGGCTTCCGATCGGCCCGCCTGCGTGACACTAGAGTGACG encodes:
- the gyrB gene encoding DNA topoisomerase (ATP-hydrolyzing) subunit B translates to MTDETQIPDNTPENNGQAEYGAESIKVLKGLDAVRKRPGMYIGDTDDGSGLHHMVYEVVDNAIDETLAGWATRVEVILNADGSVTVTDDGRGIPTDIHEGEGISAAEVIMTQLHAGGKFDQNSYKVSGGLHGVGVSVVNALSEWLKLKVYRGGIAHEMEFRNGDAVSPLAVTGKAPLRENGEFLSGTEVTFLPSLQTFAFIDFDRKTLEHRLRELAFLNSGVTIWLKDNREAEPFVEVMHYEGGIEAFVRHLDKAKTPLLKTPIVIRGKRENVELDLSLWWNDGYHENVLCFTNNIPQRDGGTHLAAFRSALTRIISNYAESSGAAKREKVSVSGEDAREGLTCVLSVKVPDPKFSSQTKDKLVSSEVRPAVEGLVQEGLASWFEEHPTEARLIVQKIAEAAAAREAARKARELTRRKSALDISSLPGKLADCAEKDPAKSEIFIVEGDSAGGSAKQARNRDNQAILPLRGKILNVERARFDKMLGSEQIGTLITALGAGIGSEDFNIEKLRYHKIVLMTDADVDGAHIRTLLLTFFYRQMPEVIERGYLYIAQPPLYKASKGKSVRYLKDDPELEIYLIDEGVEGATLELSSGERLTGRDLLAMVQTARGAKANVERLAARAPAFAIEQAALAGLLAEGGDPAAAAKRLDLYAEEGDGAWTGEPGAQNSYVFSRVKRGVSERIVLDELLLHAADARRLAERSKELAEIFSGRATYTRKDRTTQVRGPIDLVNAVMDNGRRGLSVQRYKGLGEMNADQLWETTLDANARTLLQVKVTHSDDASDMFSRLMGDLVEPRREFIQENALDAEVDV